A stretch of the Lolium perenne isolate Kyuss_39 chromosome 3, Kyuss_2.0, whole genome shotgun sequence genome encodes the following:
- the LOC139837565 gene encoding uncharacterized protein: MDKENANPIVHGAVGSKRDASLFDAVPSTDVAAVPSTDVAAASAGASEAAAAGRGQIPPGWDPYEPVPYVPPPNRYDTSIEDPWNELSGSDVGSDDEHHDVKTRQVLRRLQVGQYVSYLDVAKGVYRCPFCTRRLGGTDFNCVLTHAENIGHTNPKVGASVNPNSFRAKHLALGMHLRSIQRVEISGGRMPPLKPKAPKGSNKWRQRQMG; encoded by the exons atggacaaggagaatgccaatcccatcgtccacggcgccgtcggctccaagcgcgacgcctccctcttcgacgccgtcccctcaacggacgtcgccgccgtcccctcaacggacgtcgccgccgcctccgccggtgcatcggaggctgctgccgccggtcgcggtcagatcccaccgggatgggacccctacgagccggtgccgtacgtcccgcccccgaaccgctacgacacctccatagaggacccatggaacgag ctgtctggcagcgacgtcggcagcgacgacgagcaccatgacgtcaagactcgccaggtgctgcggaggctgcaggtcggccagtatgtctcctacctcgacgtcgccaagggtgtctacaggtgccccttctgcactaggaggctcggcggcactgacttcaactgcgtcctcacgcatgccgagaacatcggccacaccaaccccaaggtcggcgcgtcggtgaaccccaactccttccgcgccaagcacttggcgctcggcatgcacctccgcagcatccagcgggtggagatctccggcgggcgcatgcctccgctcaagcccaaggctcccaaggggagcaacaagtggaggcagaggcagatggggtag